One genomic segment of Virgibacillus doumboii includes these proteins:
- a CDS encoding response regulator: MRILIAEDELLERKAMRKFLTDNFADIDTISEATNGREAIEQAKHAAPDIIFMDIKMPGVNGLEAIEEIQRISPSSKYILVSAYDSFDFAKQAMHYGVKEYILKPGKKEEIVASILRVKKEIEQEVQQQVEKRELMEERLISKLMHQPLDKEAYTIQKEYFPSFKSGCFLVIQMDVPPQKDVIQTKLAKHLEHAFIVESTDGRIACCVLADLELRKSDILMQARKIQLEFGEGCYIGLGYACSTLEGFPKSYHDALAAVYQLEKMDNRKYGFTEKSAAKHENSAAVIQLLGEVEKGNEHEAVQLYKDSRVALSADDQEEFYFNVKRLMEEQNLSLPENSIAELDSNEAWEHFITLCCLKFQEHYQSKRLMRKVKEYIDEHYKQGITLEEMAEHVGLSPNYFSNVFKKVFGTTFVEFLTVRKMNEAKRLIVENKYALKEISYMVGYNDPNYFSRVFKKHYQMSPKKFQQQIFKK, translated from the coding sequence ATGAGGATTCTGATTGCTGAAGATGAATTACTGGAGCGAAAGGCAATGCGAAAATTTCTTACAGATAATTTTGCAGATATAGATACAATCAGTGAAGCGACGAATGGACGGGAAGCAATTGAGCAGGCAAAGCACGCTGCTCCTGATATTATTTTTATGGATATTAAAATGCCCGGTGTTAATGGGCTCGAAGCGATTGAGGAAATCCAAAGAATAAGCCCCTCAAGCAAATATATTTTAGTATCTGCTTACGATTCGTTTGACTTTGCAAAACAGGCAATGCATTACGGTGTAAAAGAATACATTTTAAAACCTGGTAAAAAAGAAGAAATTGTTGCATCGATTTTGCGGGTGAAAAAGGAGATTGAGCAAGAAGTGCAGCAGCAGGTGGAAAAACGCGAGTTAATGGAGGAACGATTGATTTCCAAATTGATGCACCAGCCGTTGGACAAGGAGGCCTATACGATACAGAAAGAATATTTTCCTTCGTTTAAAAGTGGGTGTTTTCTGGTAATTCAGATGGATGTCCCACCTCAAAAAGATGTGATACAGACGAAGCTTGCAAAACATCTGGAGCATGCGTTTATTGTGGAAAGTACTGATGGTCGGATTGCCTGCTGTGTATTGGCAGATTTGGAATTAAGAAAGTCTGACATATTAATGCAAGCCCGTAAAATACAATTGGAATTTGGTGAAGGCTGTTATATTGGCTTGGGGTATGCCTGTTCAACCTTGGAAGGCTTTCCCAAGTCGTATCATGATGCGCTTGCTGCAGTATATCAGTTGGAAAAAATGGACAACAGAAAATACGGATTTACCGAAAAAAGTGCAGCTAAGCATGAAAATTCGGCTGCTGTTATACAACTTCTGGGTGAGGTTGAAAAAGGGAATGAACATGAAGCCGTACAGCTTTATAAGGATAGCCGGGTCGCTTTGTCAGCAGATGATCAGGAGGAATTTTATTTTAACGTAAAGCGGTTAATGGAGGAACAAAATTTATCATTGCCAGAAAATTCCATTGCCGAATTGGATTCCAATGAAGCATGGGAGCACTTTATAACGCTTTGCTGTTTGAAGTTCCAGGAACATTATCAATCGAAAAGGCTTATGCGGAAAGTGAAGGAGTACATTGATGAACATTATAAGCAGGGAATTACGCTGGAAGAGATGGCTGAACATGTCGGGTTAAGTCCAAATTACTTTTCCAATGTTTTTAAGAAAGTGTTTGGAACAACGTTTGTAGAATTCTTAACCGTGAGGAAAATGAACGAAGCAAAACGCCTGATTGTAGAAAATAAATACGCTTTGAAGGAAATCAGTTATATGGTTGGCTATAATGATCCGAACTATTTCAGCAGGGTATTCAAAAAACATTATCAAATGTCTCCGAAGAAATTTCAGCAGCAAATCTTTAAAAAGTGA
- a CDS encoding carbohydrate ABC transporter permease, translated as MEQTASTRKNRKKFTKDHWTAVAFLIPSLILIFIFVYGFIGWTGYVSVSNWNSLVPDLSFAGLENYIYLFQDYRFQADLRNTIFFTILFIGLVIVMGLGLGILIDQKLKGESLFRNIFLFPMALSFIVTGVVWQWLLNPSTGFNQFLKFFGITPKWYTDTNILAGFEWGQIEFGLPVAIIAVVIAAVWQMTGFSLAMYLAGLRGIPDELREAARMDGASEFQIYRKVVIPMLMPITVSVIIIMAHISLKIFDLIYAMTGSGANFVTDVPAVYMYETTFKGNYYANGAAIAIIMLLVVAIFIVPYLWNSRKGGN; from the coding sequence TTGGAGCAAACAGCAAGTACAAGAAAAAACAGAAAAAAGTTCACAAAAGATCATTGGACAGCAGTGGCATTTCTGATTCCATCTCTTATCCTCATCTTTATTTTTGTTTACGGATTTATCGGATGGACGGGATATGTATCCGTCAGTAATTGGAATTCACTGGTTCCTGATTTATCCTTTGCCGGCCTGGAAAACTACATCTATTTATTCCAGGATTACCGTTTTCAGGCTGATTTGCGAAATACGATATTTTTTACAATCCTTTTCATCGGACTGGTTATTGTTATGGGACTGGGATTAGGTATTTTGATTGACCAGAAGTTAAAGGGGGAATCATTGTTCCGCAATATCTTTTTATTCCCGATGGCATTGTCTTTTATTGTTACGGGTGTTGTATGGCAGTGGTTACTCAACCCTTCAACAGGATTTAATCAGTTTCTGAAGTTTTTTGGAATAACTCCGAAATGGTATACGGATACAAATATCCTTGCCGGCTTTGAATGGGGCCAGATAGAGTTTGGTTTACCGGTGGCGATTATTGCAGTTGTAATTGCAGCGGTTTGGCAGATGACAGGATTTTCACTGGCAATGTATCTGGCAGGTTTGCGAGGCATTCCTGATGAGCTACGTGAAGCGGCACGAATGGATGGAGCAAGTGAATTTCAGATTTATCGGAAGGTTGTTATTCCGATGCTGATGCCGATAACAGTAAGTGTGATTATTATCATGGCACATATTTCATTGAAAATATTTGACCTGATCTATGCCATGACCGGGTCCGGGGCAAACTTTGTTACCGACGTTCCTGCTGTTTATATGTATGAAACGACATTTAAGGGCAATTACTACGCAAATGGTGCTGCTATAGCAATTATCATGCTGCTTGTGGTAGCAATATTCATCGTTCCGTATTTATGGAACAGCAGAAAGGGTGGTAATTAA
- a CDS encoding carbohydrate ABC transporter permease, translated as MAPFQFGKVIKYIVLVFFAILFLTPVYVIIVTSLKPLDEVSLEQMWALPTSIDFSSYSQAIKELAPNLMNSIYLVVPATLLSALLGAMNGYVLSKWKFKGSETLFTIILFGMFIPYQSILIPMIQFIRTIGLYDTIAGLVLVHVVYGLPITTLMFRNFYASIPDQMIEAAKIDGASFLGVFRHIMIPLSITGFVVVAIWQFTNIWNEFLFAVTITTNENQPVMVALQNLSGSQIVQWNVQMAGALIAALPTLLVYIILGKYFVRGLLAGSVKG; from the coding sequence ATGGCGCCATTTCAATTTGGAAAAGTAATTAAATATATTGTTTTAGTATTTTTTGCTATCTTATTTTTAACGCCGGTTTATGTCATTATTGTAACCAGTTTGAAGCCCTTGGATGAGGTATCACTGGAGCAAATGTGGGCATTGCCGACTTCAATTGATTTCAGTTCCTATTCCCAGGCAATTAAAGAACTGGCTCCAAACCTTATGAACAGTATTTATCTGGTAGTGCCTGCAACACTATTATCTGCATTATTAGGTGCGATGAATGGGTATGTATTATCGAAATGGAAATTTAAAGGATCAGAAACATTATTTACAATTATTTTGTTTGGTATGTTTATTCCGTATCAAAGTATCCTAATCCCGATGATTCAATTCATACGTACGATTGGATTGTACGATACAATTGCTGGACTGGTTCTGGTGCATGTTGTATACGGACTGCCGATTACAACTTTGATGTTCCGTAACTTTTATGCAAGTATTCCAGATCAAATGATTGAAGCAGCTAAAATAGATGGTGCAAGTTTCCTCGGTGTTTTCAGACATATTATGATTCCATTATCTATTACGGGATTTGTCGTTGTAGCAATCTGGCAGTTTACAAACATTTGGAACGAGTTCCTGTTTGCTGTAACCATAACGACAAATGAAAATCAGCCGGTTATGGTGGCATTGCAGAATCTTTCCGGAAGTCAGATTGTGCAGTGGAACGTGCAGATGGCCGGGGCGTTAATTGCTGCGTTACCGACGCTGCTTGTCTATATTATTTTAGGAAAATATTTCGTCCGTGGACTCCTGGCAGGATCTGTGAAGGGGTAG
- a CDS encoding ABC transporter substrate-binding protein, whose product MKKLYGIFLMLALALVLAACSGGSDDAEGSSDSEGGESANTVEIFSWWTGAGEEDGLLALIDLFEKENPDITIENAAVAGGAGTNAKAVLATRMEGNDPPSTFQVHGGDELNEGWVAAGKMEPLNDLYEENGWGDKFPEELIDLVSKDGNIYSVPVNIHRGNVIFYNKKVFEENGIEEPETFEEFFAASQKLKDAGVTPLALGDKNSWPATQIFENVLLGVLGPDDYKKLFEGEIPWDDDRVVEAAETFGKMLDNINEDHAARNWQDSAQLVANGEAAMLNMGDWAKGYFVNDLEMKTNEDFGFFEFPGTKGEFQVITDTFGLPKGIENPDDVKKFLTFLGSTEAQDVFNPLKGSIPARVDADESKYDAYGKEAMKDFGESRLVPSLAHGSAAAAGFLTKANQAVNIFVTQRDVDNFINALKNASSEM is encoded by the coding sequence ATGAAGAAATTATATGGTATCTTTTTAATGCTTGCATTGGCCCTCGTGCTTGCTGCGTGCAGTGGAGGTTCTGATGACGCAGAAGGCAGTTCAGACTCAGAGGGTGGAGAAAGTGCAAACACCGTTGAAATTTTCAGCTGGTGGACTGGTGCCGGTGAAGAAGACGGATTACTAGCATTAATCGATTTATTTGAGAAAGAGAATCCGGATATCACAATTGAAAACGCTGCAGTAGCCGGTGGTGCTGGTACAAACGCAAAAGCAGTGCTTGCAACACGTATGGAAGGTAATGATCCACCATCAACATTCCAGGTTCACGGTGGCGACGAGTTGAACGAAGGTTGGGTGGCAGCCGGAAAAATGGAACCACTTAACGACCTATATGAAGAGAATGGGTGGGGAGATAAATTCCCTGAAGAATTGATCGATCTGGTAAGTAAGGACGGGAATATTTATTCCGTACCAGTAAATATTCATCGTGGAAACGTAATTTTCTATAATAAGAAAGTATTTGAAGAAAATGGTATTGAAGAGCCAGAGACATTTGAAGAATTCTTCGCTGCATCCCAAAAACTGAAAGATGCCGGTGTTACACCATTAGCACTTGGTGACAAGAACTCCTGGCCTGCAACACAAATCTTTGAAAACGTTCTGTTAGGCGTACTTGGTCCGGATGATTATAAAAAGTTATTCGAAGGTGAAATTCCGTGGGATGATGACCGAGTCGTTGAAGCAGCTGAAACGTTCGGAAAAATGCTTGATAACATTAACGAAGACCATGCTGCACGAAACTGGCAGGATTCTGCACAGCTTGTAGCCAATGGAGAAGCGGCAATGCTTAATATGGGTGACTGGGCAAAAGGTTATTTTGTAAATGATCTGGAAATGAAAACAAATGAAGACTTCGGTTTCTTTGAATTCCCGGGTACGAAAGGCGAATTCCAGGTAATTACCGATACATTTGGATTGCCAAAAGGTATTGAAAATCCTGATGATGTTAAGAAGTTCCTGACATTCCTTGGATCAACTGAGGCACAGGATGTATTCAACCCACTAAAGGGTTCCATTCCGGCACGTGTTGATGCGGATGAATCAAAATACGATGCATATGGAAAAGAAGCAATGAAAGATTTTGGCGAGTCACGTCTGGTCCCAAGCCTTGCACACGGATCTGCAGCTGCGGCTGGATTTTTGACTAAAGCTAATCAGGCTGTGAACATATTTGTTACGCAACGTGATGTTGATAACTTCATCAATGCGTTAAAAAATGCATCATCTGAAATGTAA